The sequence AACAACCAATTAACATTGCGCCCAAACTAGAACGACACAACAAATAAAATATATTGAGTTATTATTACTAACAACAGAATAACTCTATAGCAATACAATTGATGATTAAAAAATAAAAAAGGCATTATAAATACTAATCTATAAACTCAATATTTATAGCTATTATTCCGGTTTCTTATCAGGCAAAATCCGTCTCCTTTTACTCAGTGGCACTCTTATCATGCAGGAAGTTCAATTTATCAGCATTCTCTGGCTTATAGGTATCATAGCCGAAGCGATGACAGGTGCCCTTTGCGCAGGTAAGAAACAGATGGATCTCTTCGGTGTCGTCATCATAGGCTGTGCCACAGCCATAGGTGGCGGTACTTTACGTGACATGATGCTGGGAAATTATCCCTTGATCTGGGTGGAGAACATTCATTATCTTATCGCCATTGCGTTTGCCTCACTGCTCACCGTGGTTATCGCCCCTGTAATGCGATATCTATCTAAGCTCTTCTTAGCCATAGATGCTTTAGGCTTGGCGGTATTTTCCATTGTGGGTGCTCAGAAGACGCTATCACTTGGGTTTAGCCCACTCGTTGCCGTTGTTATGGGGCTAGTAACAGGTGTTTTTGGTGGCGTAATTCGTGATATTTTATGTAACCAAGTCCCCCTCATCTTCAAGAAAGAATTTTACGCCCTGGTCGCTCTGCTCACTGCCGCACTCTATGTTGGCCTCAAATCATACGGAGTCAGTGAATGGGTCAATCTAGCCATCTGCCTGCCCTTTGGTTTCGGATTGAGAATGCTGGCGATAAGGTTTCATTGGGGCATGCCAAAATTTGATTATCAATATGGCGAAGTACATTAATACCTAAGGTTCTAGTTCCTAGATTCCTAGATTCCTAGATTCCTAGATTCCTAGATTCCTAGATTCCTAGATTCCTTAGTAGCATAAGTGTTCCAGACACAACGAAGATTTATTTCCATCCTTGGTAAATCTTCATAAGTATTCCAGACACAAAAAAGGTCGGCAAATGCCGACCTTTTTTGTGTCTCAATTCTAACTCTCTAACTTTCAGCTATCTTATTTCAAGCCTTCTTACTCTGTGCGCTAGCGTGTAAGTAAGAGCTAACAGTCAGTACAAGAGCTTAGATTTAAGCTGCTGCAGTAGATGCAACTGCAGGTGTCTCTTTCAAATGAAGATCCATCTGAGGGTATGGAATACCAATATTCGCTTCATCCAATGCAAGCTTAATCTGCTCAAGAATTTCGAAATATGCAGGCCAGTAATCACTGCCCTTAACCCATGGGCGTACCACGAAATTAACCGACGAGTCAGCAAGCTCAGACAGTGCAATAGTATAAGCAGGGTCTTTCAATACATACTGGTTATTCTCGATAACACGTGTCAGTACCTTCTTGGTTTCTAACAGATCTGCATCATAAGAAACACCGATAACGAAATCGACACGGCGAGTATCCATCGCTGAATAGTTAACGATTGTACCATCCATCATGGCCGAGTTAGGTGCCACGATAAGTTTATTATCCGGTGTCAGTAGCTTGGTTGAGAAAATAGTGATCTCATTGACTGTACCCGCGATTCCAGCAGCTTCAACATAATCACCTACGCGACATGGACGGAACATCACCATCAAGACGCCAGAAGCAAAATTAGACAGCGAGCCTTGCAGCGCCAAACCAACCGCTAAACCCGCGGCACCGATAACAGCAACTAATGATGCTGTCTGCACGCCAATCTGTCCAAGCGTCGCCACTATGGTGAACACAAACACCAGTGACCATGCCATATTTGAGACAAATGAGACAACGGTAGGGTCAACTTTACGCTTGGTCATCAACTTACTAGATAACTTCTTAGCAATACCAGCACAATATTTACCGATAATAAAGATGACAATCGCAAAAATTATCTTCATTCCATAGGTCACGATAAGCTCTGGCGCTTGCTCGATCAAACCTTCCAAGTTTTCCATGTATTACTCCCTAAAAATTCCCAAACAAATGTTTGAGTTAACACAATTCAAATCTAACACCGAAAAACAGCTCATATAAATAT is a genomic window of Shewanella psychrophila containing:
- a CDS encoding trimeric intracellular cation channel family protein; the encoded protein is MQEVQFISILWLIGIIAEAMTGALCAGKKQMDLFGVVIIGCATAIGGGTLRDMMLGNYPLIWVENIHYLIAIAFASLLTVVIAPVMRYLSKLFLAIDALGLAVFSIVGAQKTLSLGFSPLVAVVMGLVTGVFGGVIRDILCNQVPLIFKKEFYALVALLTAALYVGLKSYGVSEWVNLAICLPFGFGLRMLAIRFHWGMPKFDYQYGEVH
- a CDS encoding mechanosensitive ion channel family protein, which gives rise to MENLEGLIEQAPELIVTYGMKIIFAIVIFIIGKYCAGIAKKLSSKLMTKRKVDPTVVSFVSNMAWSLVFVFTIVATLGQIGVQTASLVAVIGAAGLAVGLALQGSLSNFASGVLMVMFRPCRVGDYVEAAGIAGTVNEITIFSTKLLTPDNKLIVAPNSAMMDGTIVNYSAMDTRRVDFVIGVSYDADLLETKKVLTRVIENNQYVLKDPAYTIALSELADSSVNFVVRPWVKGSDYWPAYFEILEQIKLALDEANIGIPYPQMDLHLKETPAVASTAAA